A window from Gottschalkiaceae bacterium SANA encodes these proteins:
- the pta gene encoding phosphate acetyltransferase — protein MDFLTKLKEQAKKDLQTIVLPESLEERNLEAACEVLKDGIAKIILIGKREEIVAAAGNPEVEKAIIIDPATYEKTDAMVELLVELRKRKGMTVESAKELLLTNPLYFGCMLVKMELADGMVSGAIHSTGDVLRPALQILKTAPGVKLASAAFVMEVPNCEFGEGGILVFADTALNQNPSAEEMAHIAITSAKTFEAFVQKEAVVAMLSHSTYGSAKHADVDKVVEATRIAKELAPDLALDGELQLDAAIVDAIGKKKAPESKVAGSANVLVFPDLDAGNIGYKLVQRFANANAYGPVIQGLAKPVNDLSRGCYAADIVGTVALTALQAQMAKNA, from the coding sequence ATGGATTTTCTAACGAAACTAAAAGAACAAGCAAAAAAAGATTTGCAAACGATTGTATTGCCAGAATCATTGGAAGAACGCAACCTGGAAGCAGCTTGTGAGGTTTTAAAGGATGGAATCGCCAAGATCATTTTGATTGGTAAGCGTGAGGAAATTGTTGCGGCAGCTGGTAATCCTGAAGTCGAAAAAGCAATTATTATCGATCCTGCAACCTACGAGAAAACGGATGCGATGGTTGAGCTTTTGGTTGAGCTTCGAAAAAGAAAAGGTATGACAGTAGAATCGGCAAAAGAATTATTGCTGACAAATCCATTGTATTTTGGCTGCATGCTGGTTAAGATGGAATTGGCAGACGGCATGGTATCTGGTGCTATTCACTCAACGGGTGATGTGCTTAGACCGGCCCTTCAAATCTTGAAGACTGCACCTGGGGTAAAATTGGCATCGGCTGCTTTCGTTATGGAAGTACCAAACTGCGAATTTGGTGAAGGTGGTATTTTGGTATTTGCTGATACGGCATTGAATCAAAATCCAAGTGCGGAAGAGATGGCACATATTGCTATTACTTCAGCTAAGACATTTGAAGCCTTTGTTCAAAAGGAAGCGGTTGTAGCTATGCTTTCTCATTCTACATACGGATCTGCAAAACATGCGGACGTGGATAAAGTTGTTGAAGCGACAAGAATTGCCAAGGAATTGGCGCCAGATTTGGCATTGGACGGAGAACTTCAATTGGATGCAGCTATTGTGGATGCAATCGGTAAGAAGAAAGCACCGGAATCAAAGGTTGCTGGTTCTGCCAATGTATTGGTCTTCCCGGATCTTGATGCTGGAAACATTGGATACAAATTGGTTCAACGCTTTGCAAACGCCAATGCTTATGGTCCTGTTATTCAGGGATTGGCAAAACCGGTTAATGATTTGTCTCGCGGCTGTTATGCAGCGGACATCGTTGGCACGGTAGCCTTGACTGCCCTTCAAGCGCAGATGGCAAAAAACGCATAA
- a CDS encoding acetylornithine transaminase, which translates to MTYLGPQTILKKKEQFLLPCSYHFYQDPPQLVRGSMQYLYDQTGKEYLDFFAGVSVMNCGHSNPEILTTTINQMKNLQHTTTIYLTEPIVSLGQRLAAYLPGDLRKSFFCMSGSEANEGALLLAKKTTGRRGLIGLKGGLSGRTHLTMSLTGIPMWRTMDDPSPNTYLAEGYGKEPGETTSDAMERSLDSIRCLLEAHPNEIAALICEPIQGNGGIQVPHIRYFKRLKTLLEKFGALLIIDEVQTGYGRTGKNFAIEHFNVVPDILTSAKALGNGVPIAAFSTTDKIAATFTSPSASTLGGNPVSAANSLAVLAYLESHQLKERAANLGKLLLEKLTKMKGKYPLIKDVRGIGLMVGVELQNSDGRPATEAVDRILERMKNAGFLIGKNGIHRNTLAFQPPLVLSKRNVLDMIEALDQAIKEECVE; encoded by the coding sequence ATGACCTACCTTGGACCCCAAACAATACTTAAAAAGAAGGAGCAGTTTTTGTTGCCTTGCTCCTATCATTTCTATCAAGATCCTCCGCAATTGGTGCGGGGATCCATGCAATACCTCTATGATCAAACGGGCAAGGAATACCTCGATTTTTTTGCCGGGGTTTCCGTGATGAATTGCGGACACAGCAACCCAGAAATTCTAACAACAACTATTAATCAGATGAAAAACCTACAGCATACAACAACGATTTATCTCACAGAGCCCATTGTCTCTTTGGGCCAACGCCTGGCCGCTTATCTGCCCGGAGACCTAAGAAAATCCTTTTTCTGCATGTCGGGTTCCGAGGCAAACGAAGGCGCCCTTCTGCTGGCAAAAAAAACAACCGGCAGAAGAGGACTAATTGGACTGAAAGGCGGCCTTTCCGGTCGAACCCACCTCACCATGAGCTTGACAGGAATCCCCATGTGGCGCACCATGGACGATCCATCACCTAATACCTATTTGGCTGAAGGATACGGTAAAGAACCTGGAGAAACGACTTCAGATGCTATGGAACGTTCTTTAGATAGTATTCGTTGCCTTTTAGAGGCACACCCAAACGAAATCGCCGCATTAATCTGTGAACCGATCCAAGGCAATGGAGGGATTCAAGTTCCTCACATCCGCTATTTCAAGCGATTAAAAACCTTGCTTGAAAAATTTGGTGCCTTGTTGATTATCGATGAAGTGCAGACCGGATACGGCCGCACCGGCAAGAACTTTGCCATCGAGCATTTCAATGTCGTTCCTGATATCTTAACATCGGCCAAGGCCCTGGGTAACGGTGTACCCATCGCGGCATTTTCCACCACGGATAAAATTGCGGCTACTTTCACCAGTCCATCTGCCTCTACCTTGGGTGGAAACCCAGTTTCAGCCGCCAATTCTCTGGCCGTGCTAGCATATTTGGAATCCCATCAATTAAAAGAACGTGCGGCAAATCTCGGCAAGCTCTTGCTTGAAAAACTGACGAAAATGAAAGGGAAGTATCCCTTGATCAAAGACGTACGCGGAATCGGCCTGATGGTCGGCGTTGAACTTCAAAATTCAGATGGAAGGCCGGCAACCGAAGCCGTTGACCGCATTTTGGAACGAATGAAAAATGCCGGTTTTCTCATTGGAAAGAACGGAATACACCGAAACACTCTAGCCTTTCAACCCCCCTTGGTCCTCTCTAAGCGTAATGTCTTGGACATGATTGAAGCCTTGGACCAAGCGATCAAGGAAGAATGCGTAGAATAA
- a CDS encoding ATP-binding cassette domain-containing protein, whose amino-acid sequence MPTIKNLTQSYGSLLLYENFSMDLKQNAITALIGPSGCGKTTLAQILSGLLPVESGDLKDFKFLAISYVFQEPRLLPWLSVRENLAMIHDEPAAIDEILAAVSLTEKANALPQTLSGGQQQRVALARGFLYPSDLLILDEPFSNLDPQLKSQMIRLFEQLWIRNQKTVLLITHDHKTALQVADELYQLEMPPHRNIKHLPLILDRKKRDDRWMEEIQTKIME is encoded by the coding sequence ATGCCAACCATTAAAAATCTAACCCAATCATACGGTTCTTTGCTTCTCTATGAAAATTTTTCCATGGATCTAAAACAGAATGCCATAACAGCATTAATTGGACCCTCTGGCTGTGGAAAGACGACCCTGGCACAAATCTTATCGGGCCTCTTACCCGTTGAATCTGGAGATCTGAAAGACTTTAAATTTCTTGCCATCTCCTATGTTTTTCAAGAGCCACGTTTGTTGCCTTGGTTAAGTGTGCGGGAGAATTTGGCTATGATTCACGATGAGCCCGCAGCCATCGACGAGATCCTAGCAGCCGTTTCCCTGACAGAGAAAGCCAACGCTTTGCCACAAACTCTATCGGGCGGTCAGCAGCAACGAGTCGCCTTAGCACGAGGATTTCTCTATCCTTCTGATCTTCTCATCTTGGATGAACCCTTCAGCAACCTGGATCCCCAATTGAAGAGTCAGATGATTCGACTCTTTGAACAACTATGGATCCGCAATCAAAAAACGGTTCTCTTGATCACCCACGATCACAAAACCGCCTTGCAGGTTGCCGACGAACTCTATCAATTAGAAATGCCTCCACATAGAAATATCAAACACCTCCCTCTCATACTTGATCGAAAAAAAAGAGATGATCGTTGGATGGAAGAGATACAGACAAAAATCATGGAATAA
- a CDS encoding DUF1295 domain-containing protein: MEKLIFGLVFVVVYFCVFFIWGTLTKNNSVVDMGWGFGFVMLAWALIARAENVGIHQWIMTGLISIWGLRLTYHILKRNWGKPEDFRYANWRKEWGRWVILRAFIQVYLLQAILMWLISFALLSLPEQAKQNWGWLASVGLLVWMVGFLFESIGDAQLRSFIKKPENKGHVMTRGLWKFTRHPNYFGEAVQWWGLLFIALQAGGGIWAIISPMTIFSVLWFISIPLLEKKYMKRPEFQKYAARTSLFFPWFARKG; encoded by the coding sequence ATGGAGAAGTTGATATTTGGTTTGGTTTTTGTTGTGGTATATTTTTGTGTTTTCTTTATTTGGGGTACGCTAACAAAGAATAACTCAGTTGTGGATATGGGCTGGGGATTTGGCTTCGTTATGCTGGCTTGGGCACTGATTGCTAGAGCAGAAAATGTTGGTATTCACCAGTGGATCATGACGGGACTGATTAGCATTTGGGGCCTACGCTTGACCTATCATATTTTGAAGCGGAACTGGGGCAAGCCAGAAGATTTTCGCTATGCCAATTGGAGAAAAGAATGGGGGCGTTGGGTGATTCTGCGTGCCTTTATTCAGGTCTATTTGCTGCAGGCAATTTTGATGTGGCTGATTTCTTTTGCTTTGCTGTCCCTGCCAGAACAGGCTAAACAAAACTGGGGCTGGCTGGCAAGCGTGGGTTTACTTGTATGGATGGTTGGCTTTCTTTTTGAGTCTATTGGTGATGCGCAACTTCGCAGCTTTATTAAGAAACCCGAGAATAAGGGACATGTTATGACACGGGGGCTGTGGAAATTCACACGACACCCGAATTATTTTGGCGAAGCCGTGCAATGGTGGGGATTGCTTTTTATTGCTCTCCAAGCTGGTGGTGGTATTTGGGCAATCATCAGTCCCATGACCATTTTTTCTGTGCTTTGGTTTATTTCGATTCCTCTCTTAGAAAAAAAATATATGAAGCGGCCGGAATTCCAAAAATACGCGGCCCGCACCTCGCTTTTCTTCCCGTGGTTTGCGAGAAAAGGGTAA
- a CDS encoding amidohydrolase produces the protein MKIIQNATLYQVSGHLLANQCIRIENGKITEIGSDLPIKDGQVIDAQGALLFPGFIDAHCHLGMWEDGIGVEGADGNEMVDPVTPHMRAIDGINPMDRTFEEARNGGITACATGPGSANVIGGTFAAIKTAGNRIDDMILQDPLAMKCAFGENPKRVYADQKKTPFTRMGTAATLRKTLFQAKEYWNKKNNNQNDPSKQPAFDMKMEALGPVLTKEIPLKAHAHRADDIFSAIRIAKEFDCKLTLDHCTEGHLIADDLAKEGYPALVGPSLSERSKFELKNLTFETPGILYQAGVKIAIITDSPVIPLQYLPLCASLASKHGLPKEEAIKAITINAAEILGLDDRIGSIEIGKDADLVLWDQHPFQYDAKVLMTLINGEIVYKA, from the coding sequence ATGAAAATCATTCAAAACGCAACATTATATCAAGTCAGCGGACATCTACTCGCTAATCAGTGTATCCGCATTGAGAATGGAAAAATTACGGAAATTGGAAGCGATCTTCCTATTAAAGACGGTCAAGTGATTGATGCACAAGGTGCCCTTCTTTTTCCTGGCTTTATTGACGCCCATTGCCATCTAGGCATGTGGGAAGACGGCATTGGAGTTGAAGGCGCCGACGGCAACGAAATGGTCGATCCTGTCACACCACATATGCGCGCCATCGATGGAATTAATCCCATGGATCGCACCTTTGAAGAAGCGAGAAACGGGGGCATCACAGCTTGTGCAACAGGTCCAGGAAGCGCCAATGTCATCGGTGGTACATTTGCAGCAATTAAAACCGCTGGAAACCGCATCGACGATATGATCCTTCAAGATCCCCTGGCTATGAAATGCGCCTTTGGAGAAAATCCAAAACGCGTCTATGCAGACCAAAAGAAAACACCCTTTACCCGAATGGGAACAGCGGCTACCTTGCGCAAGACTCTCTTTCAAGCCAAGGAATATTGGAACAAAAAAAACAACAATCAAAACGATCCCAGCAAGCAGCCAGCCTTTGACATGAAGATGGAAGCCTTAGGTCCTGTTTTAACTAAGGAAATCCCTCTAAAGGCCCATGCACATCGAGCTGATGATATTTTTTCAGCCATTCGCATCGCCAAGGAATTTGATTGTAAATTAACTCTGGATCATTGCACCGAAGGCCATCTCATCGCAGATGATTTGGCAAAAGAAGGTTATCCAGCCCTCGTTGGACCATCTCTTTCGGAACGTTCCAAGTTTGAATTAAAAAACCTAACCTTTGAAACACCGGGTATTCTCTATCAAGCGGGAGTAAAAATCGCCATTATCACCGATTCTCCTGTGATTCCTCTTCAATACCTGCCACTTTGCGCTTCCCTTGCGTCCAAACATGGTTTGCCGAAAGAAGAGGCAATTAAAGCCATTACCATCAATGCTGCAGAAATTCTAGGTCTTGATGACCGAATCGGCAGTATTGAAATCGGAAAAGACGCAGACCTTGTTCTTTGGGATCAACATCCTTTCCAATATGATGCTAAGGTATTGATGACCTTGATCAACGGAGAAATTGTTTATAAAGCGTAA
- a CDS encoding inositol monophosphatase family protein: protein MEINKEVIQGARGRVDRILGLIEELGQYQLKEQQKDDLGVDTKSSAMDLVTRVDKESERIISEWIMENYPGDGILGEEGTHHNSDADYQWIVDPVDGTNNYAQRFPIFAISVGIKYQKVGIGGIVHIPALKEWFVGVKGEGATLNGKTIQVGDKTDLVHSLACTGFPYDKGTNERNNLREISALVPQVRGMRRTGCAAFDLCCVACGRFDIYWEMTLKEWDIAAACVILEEAGAVWKIYQEEREISIVTGNESLVQKLMPILTDSSL from the coding sequence ATGGAAATTAATAAAGAGGTCATACAGGGAGCAAGGGGTCGAGTGGATCGAATCCTTGGTCTCATTGAGGAATTGGGTCAATATCAATTAAAAGAACAGCAAAAGGATGATTTGGGTGTTGATACCAAATCTTCTGCAATGGATTTGGTTACTCGGGTTGACAAAGAATCGGAGCGAATCATTTCTGAATGGATCATGGAAAACTATCCTGGGGATGGCATTCTAGGTGAGGAAGGAACACACCATAATTCGGATGCGGATTATCAATGGATTGTGGATCCTGTGGATGGAACCAATAATTATGCACAGCGTTTTCCCATCTTTGCTATTAGTGTGGGGATCAAGTATCAAAAAGTAGGCATTGGTGGTATCGTACATATTCCTGCATTGAAGGAATGGTTTGTTGGTGTAAAAGGCGAGGGAGCTACTCTGAACGGCAAGACGATTCAAGTAGGAGACAAGACTGACTTGGTTCATTCCCTGGCCTGCACAGGATTTCCTTACGACAAGGGGACTAATGAGCGCAATAATCTGCGGGAAATTTCGGCCTTGGTACCACAAGTACGCGGCATGCGGCGTACGGGATGCGCGGCTTTCGATCTTTGTTGTGTAGCCTGCGGAAGATTTGATATTTACTGGGAAATGACTTTGAAAGAATGGGATATTGCCGCTGCCTGCGTGATCTTGGAAGAGGCAGGGGCGGTGTGGAAAATTTATCAGGAGGAGCGTGAGATTTCCATTGTGACAGGGAATGAGTCCCTTGTACAAAAGCTCATGCCGATTTTGACGGATTCTAGCTTGTGA
- a CDS encoding DegV family protein, with amino-acid sequence MKEINGKIVYSAFRSGAVALIRQKDYLNAINVFPVPDGDTGTNLASTVRSILYSVEEEFRVDHMAAAIDEKAMSSARGNSGMILAQYFHGWAESLQGKEVVTPEEMIEGFKSAVPAAYSAVEKPQEGTILTLMRVLAEELEKYYHSGYRGASLLEEVGNHMKQALDLTMMQLEPLRRNQVIDSGAAGFLAFVEGIAKYMTNPNHMDNDVGMEAIKPFQSEDMIQSHGESEYRYCTEGIIEKVPSVTDMHASLSKMGDSLIVLDRGDKARFHLHTNDPEAVFAKIGGRVVMQKVEDMKLQSSVVNHPRTKIAVLTDSIADLDPEWVLSHQVHVIPVGIMEDDQVFLDRISYSANRVIERVKAEKSLPTSAVPSPTEIKARLDFLQSHYDGILALMVSKKMSGFYYQVKKLAAESFTDFPIEVIDSRQNSAAQGLLVREAVKEIEKGKSLAIVADWIRKKRSQSKIFVAIHDVKPMIQGGRLSVPVGRTFQTLGIKPIISINEKGEGTAFGMHLKFDASLRHLERLIKREAKDQKIRVQVSYSDDLKKAEAFARKLSQIPNVRCESVTQISSIVTVSAGSGVIAVAYMKEGQTWRS; translated from the coding sequence ATGAAGGAAATCAATGGGAAAATTGTCTATTCGGCCTTCCGCTCAGGTGCAGTGGCATTGATTCGTCAAAAGGACTATTTGAATGCCATCAATGTCTTCCCGGTACCGGATGGCGATACTGGAACGAATTTAGCAAGCACGGTTCGATCAATTCTATACTCGGTTGAAGAAGAGTTCCGTGTGGATCACATGGCAGCTGCCATTGACGAAAAAGCCATGAGTAGCGCACGTGGTAATTCTGGAATGATCCTTGCCCAGTATTTTCATGGCTGGGCAGAGTCGTTACAGGGCAAAGAGGTCGTTACCCCTGAAGAGATGATCGAAGGATTTAAGTCTGCTGTTCCTGCTGCGTATTCGGCTGTTGAGAAACCTCAAGAAGGCACCATTCTCACACTGATGCGGGTGCTGGCAGAGGAATTGGAAAAATATTATCATTCTGGCTATCGTGGAGCCTCTTTATTGGAAGAAGTAGGCAATCATATGAAGCAAGCTTTAGATTTGACCATGATGCAGCTAGAACCCCTCCGCCGGAATCAAGTGATTGATTCGGGTGCGGCAGGTTTTTTGGCCTTCGTGGAGGGAATTGCAAAATATATGACAAATCCAAATCACATGGATAACGATGTTGGCATGGAAGCGATTAAGCCCTTTCAATCCGAAGATATGATACAAAGCCATGGAGAGTCTGAATACCGTTATTGTACGGAAGGAATTATCGAGAAGGTTCCATCGGTGACTGATATGCATGCAAGTCTTTCCAAGATGGGAGACTCATTAATTGTATTGGATCGGGGTGACAAAGCACGCTTTCATTTGCATACGAATGACCCTGAAGCCGTATTTGCTAAAATCGGCGGGCGGGTTGTGATGCAGAAGGTGGAGGACATGAAGCTGCAGTCCAGTGTGGTCAACCATCCCAGGACTAAGATTGCCGTATTGACTGACTCAATCGCTGATCTGGATCCGGAATGGGTGCTCTCCCATCAAGTACATGTCATTCCGGTGGGCATCATGGAAGATGATCAAGTTTTTCTTGATCGCATATCTTACTCGGCAAATCGGGTAATTGAGCGCGTAAAAGCAGAAAAGAGCTTACCGACGAGCGCGGTGCCTAGCCCCACAGAAATTAAGGCAAGATTGGATTTTTTGCAATCCCATTATGATGGGATTTTGGCCTTGATGGTTTCTAAAAAGATGAGCGGATTTTACTATCAAGTCAAGAAATTAGCGGCGGAATCTTTTACGGATTTCCCAATAGAAGTGATTGATAGCCGTCAGAATTCGGCTGCTCAGGGGCTCTTGGTGCGGGAAGCGGTTAAAGAAATCGAAAAGGGAAAATCTTTGGCAATCGTCGCGGATTGGATTCGAAAGAAAAGATCTCAATCAAAGATCTTTGTTGCGATTCATGATGTCAAACCCATGATTCAAGGCGGTCGACTTAGCGTCCCTGTTGGACGAACCTTTCAAACCCTTGGAATTAAACCGATCATTTCCATTAACGAGAAGGGCGAAGGGACAGCCTTTGGTATGCATTTAAAGTTTGATGCCAGCTTGAGGCATTTGGAACGATTGATCAAGCGGGAAGCGAAAGATCAGAAAATTCGCGTGCAGGTATCTTATTCGGATGATTTGAAAAAGGCAGAAGCCTTTGCGAGAAAATTAAGTCAAATTCCGAATGTACGGTGCGAATCGGTGACACAGATTTCATCCATTGTGACCGTTAGTGCTGGGTCGGGTGTAATTGCGGTAGCTTACATGAAAGAGGGGCAAACATGGAGAAGTTGA
- a CDS encoding NAD(P)/FAD-dependent oxidoreductase has translation MIRVHDIALRITEPTDKIFFKICEKLKIDKNDLLGYEIYRESIDARKRKPLRLIYTVDVTVKNEQKILKQFPALKRTPPPLKEILPVSKEQKTRPLVVGFGPAGMFCALYLAQAGLKPIVLERGKSVDERQIDVERFWSQGILNEESNVQFGEGGAGTFSDGKLTSRSKDQRIERVMQTFVKAGAPREILWTKKPHLGTDRLREIVKKIRLEIESLGGSVRFQQRVTDLVVEGNQVVGVEVNGEEIISTDQVCMAIGHSARDTFSWLHAKGIQMEAKAIAVGVRIEHGQAMIDQNQYGEHAGHPRLGAASYALRFTDSTGRGVYSFCMCPGGQVVAAASELGGLVVNGMSEYARDKENANSALLVQVNPADYATVVSETNNSGLVSPLAGIAFQRDLEQKAFRLGGENYAAPVERVGSFLGLADLPKGKIVPSYRPMIAWTQLDQILPDFVVSALKEAIPYFGRKIKGFDRPDAVLTAVESRSSSPVRLVRDPVSLESFSHSGLYPIGEGAGYAGGITSSAIDGIRCAEKIVENIQA, from the coding sequence ATGATCCGGGTGCACGATATTGCTTTGCGGATCACAGAGCCGACAGACAAGATTTTCTTTAAGATTTGTGAAAAATTAAAGATTGATAAAAATGACCTTCTGGGATATGAGATTTATCGGGAATCCATTGATGCCCGAAAGAGAAAACCTCTCAGGCTGATATACACCGTGGATGTGACTGTAAAAAATGAACAGAAAATTTTAAAACAATTTCCAGCCTTGAAACGTACGCCACCTCCACTGAAGGAGATTCTGCCTGTTTCAAAGGAACAAAAAACACGACCCCTTGTGGTGGGCTTCGGTCCGGCGGGCATGTTCTGTGCCCTGTATCTGGCACAGGCGGGTTTAAAGCCCATTGTGCTAGAGCGTGGGAAGTCAGTGGATGAGCGTCAAATCGACGTTGAACGATTTTGGTCGCAAGGAATTTTGAATGAAGAATCCAATGTTCAGTTTGGTGAAGGCGGGGCGGGGACATTTTCCGATGGAAAGTTAACCTCAAGGAGCAAGGATCAGCGGATTGAACGGGTGATGCAGACCTTTGTAAAGGCCGGGGCGCCCAGGGAAATTTTATGGACAAAAAAACCCCATTTGGGAACCGATCGATTACGAGAAATTGTGAAAAAGATTCGACTGGAAATTGAATCTTTGGGTGGAAGCGTGCGATTTCAGCAGCGGGTTACAGATTTAGTCGTGGAAGGCAATCAAGTGGTTGGTGTCGAGGTCAATGGAGAAGAGATTATTTCGACAGACCAAGTATGCATGGCCATTGGCCATAGCGCCAGAGACACCTTTTCTTGGCTCCATGCAAAGGGGATTCAAATGGAAGCAAAAGCCATTGCTGTGGGGGTTCGAATTGAACATGGCCAGGCCATGATCGATCAAAACCAATACGGTGAGCATGCGGGTCATCCAAGATTGGGTGCGGCTAGCTATGCGCTGCGTTTTACGGATTCAACAGGACGCGGGGTCTACTCCTTTTGCATGTGTCCGGGTGGCCAAGTCGTTGCGGCAGCATCGGAACTCGGTGGCCTTGTGGTTAACGGGATGAGCGAATACGCCCGAGATAAGGAAAATGCGAATTCAGCCCTTTTGGTTCAGGTTAATCCTGCTGATTACGCAACCGTGGTATCTGAAACAAACAATTCGGGCTTGGTATCCCCTTTGGCAGGGATCGCTTTTCAGCGTGATCTGGAGCAAAAAGCCTTTCGCTTGGGTGGGGAAAACTACGCAGCTCCTGTAGAGCGGGTCGGCTCGTTTTTAGGTCTTGCAGATTTGCCTAAAGGAAAAATTGTCCCTAGTTATCGACCCATGATTGCATGGACACAGTTGGATCAAATTCTACCAGACTTTGTTGTTTCAGCATTAAAAGAAGCCATTCCCTATTTTGGACGCAAGATTAAGGGTTTTGATCGACCTGATGCGGTGTTGACAGCCGTTGAAAGTCGTTCATCTTCACCAGTTCGCTTGGTGCGGGATCCGGTAAGTCTAGAGAGCTTTTCCCATAGTGGACTCTATCCAATCGGAGAGGGCGCTGGCTATGCGGGAGGAATTACATCCTCTGCCATTGATGGAATTCGATGCGCAGAGAAAATCGTAGAAAATATTCAAGCATAA
- a CDS encoding NAD(P)/FAD-dependent oxidoreductase — protein MKILVIGAGPAGLMAAYAARKNGAEVIVYEKMERVLRKLLITGKGRCNLTNAAPIDQFIENTIGNPNFLYSAFYTFTNEQVMEFFRDQGLALKVERGNRVFPESDKSTSVADALLKACIDLGIKVRTRSPIQTLWIEDGILRGAEDQKGNRIPADRVILATGGKSYPATGSTGDGYHMAKAYDHTIVQPLPALVAFRTEDSWNPNLAGLSLKNISLITKAKKKKEYFGDLLFTHDGISGPVVLTAGRYLIQEGVVRENGEFTNTEFWIDLKPALSKEKLDRRILRDFQAFHLKQLKTVLKELLPQALIPIVIEKSGLDPEMAVHQVNKKQREALVQTLKFLPIQGRGLKGFKEAIITVGGVSVKDVDPSTMASKKVEGLYFAGEVLDVDALTGGFNLQIAFSTGYLAGMSASEEQS, from the coding sequence ATGAAAATATTGGTAATTGGAGCCGGTCCTGCCGGCTTGATGGCGGCTTATGCTGCAAGAAAAAATGGGGCAGAGGTTATTGTCTATGAAAAAATGGAACGGGTTCTCCGTAAGTTATTGATTACGGGAAAGGGTCGTTGTAATTTGACCAATGCTGCACCCATCGATCAATTTATTGAAAACACCATAGGAAATCCAAATTTTTTATATAGCGCATTTTATACCTTTACGAATGAGCAGGTCATGGAATTTTTCCGAGATCAGGGCCTTGCTCTAAAGGTGGAGCGCGGTAATCGCGTTTTTCCTGAGAGTGATAAATCCACTTCAGTAGCGGACGCTTTATTAAAAGCTTGCATTGACCTTGGGATTAAGGTGAGAACGAGATCACCCATTCAAACACTTTGGATTGAAGATGGAATTTTACGCGGTGCTGAAGATCAAAAAGGGAATAGAATCCCTGCTGACCGTGTGATCTTGGCAACGGGTGGAAAATCTTATCCGGCAACGGGATCAACAGGCGATGGATATCATATGGCTAAAGCATACGACCATACCATTGTTCAGCCCTTGCCTGCCCTTGTTGCTTTTCGAACGGAAGATTCATGGAATCCGAATTTGGCCGGCTTGTCATTGAAAAATATCAGCCTGATTACAAAGGCAAAAAAGAAGAAGGAATATTTTGGAGATCTTCTTTTTACCCATGACGGGATCTCGGGTCCGGTTGTACTTACTGCTGGGCGATATTTGATTCAAGAGGGCGTTGTTCGGGAGAATGGCGAGTTTACCAACACGGAATTTTGGATTGATTTGAAGCCGGCTTTAAGTAAGGAAAAGTTGGATCGCCGGATTCTTCGGGATTTCCAAGCCTTTCATCTTAAGCAGCTGAAAACCGTACTTAAGGAATTGTTGCCACAGGCCTTGATTCCCATTGTGATTGAAAAAAGCGGTCTGGATCCAGAGATGGCTGTTCATCAAGTGAATAAAAAACAGCGCGAAGCCTTGGTTCAAACGCTGAAGTTCTTGCCCATTCAAGGACGGGGACTGAAGGGATTTAAGGAAGCGATTATCACCGTTGGTGGTGTTTCCGTCAAAGACGTGGATCCTTCCACTATGGCTTCAAAAAAGGTGGAGGGCTTGTATTTTGCGGGAGAAGTATTGGATGTGGATGCCTTGACGGGTGGATTTAATCTTCAAATTGCTTTTTCAACGGGCTATCTGGCGGGAATGTCCGCTTCAGAGGAACAATCATGA